Genomic DNA from Helicoverpa armigera isolate CAAS_96S chromosome 10, ASM3070526v1, whole genome shotgun sequence:
TTCCGGCCTCCGCCCCCCGGACCCCTAACGTCGCTCTCGCCCGCGAAAATAGCGGCCAACCGCTCCGTGTACGCGGTTCATTCAGTATGGCCGCCTTCCATTCATAAAAAGGCGAGGCGCGGGCGGCATGTTGCGCGGCGAAGGGAGGGCGGCCTCTCCCGCCGACCCGCACCCGCGGCCGACGCCAGTGCGGAATGTACCATCGAACGGAACGGTCGTTTCGTCGGAGCGTAGCCCTAGCGCTCCCGGTTTTCCATTAAAATGTGTATAAGAATAAGTGCAGTGAATCCGCACGAGTTCGGAACGGTTACAAAAAACGCCGTCGTCGAGATTAGGAGTAGAAATCAACGAAGAACTTCAGCGAGGAAGTGAGTAGCGGCCATATTGCAGTGATAACCGCGCGGCGGGCGGACGAGAATCGAGGCCGGTGCGTGGGCCGCCCCCCGCCCGCGCCAGGTGCCGCTCCGGACCGCGCCGGTCTCATGAACCTTCCCGTGGATTTGCGCGGCCGAAATTTGGTGGTTCTGCCGTATTTTTGTGTGTCAGTGAATCTACCGGCGCGGTTTCGGTGCGGTACGACCACTTGATCGCTAGGCGACAAGTAGCCTCAGTGTTGTGTGTTGGGCCGCTTGGCCCGAGTGCCCTTGTGTGTGGAGCGATGTGTGTAGGAGACGTGTGACCGTGGAATGTCTGCTTCGTAAGTACAAACGGTGTCCGGACGTGGGACTTCTCGCCCACCGTCCAAACCGTCTGTTCGGACACAAAACTCGCGCCGGATTCGACTAGCTGCTTTTTGCATGTAGATCACGTAGTCATGCGTAGGTAGTAATTACTTGGATTGCGAAGAAATCAAGCTAACATGAATGACGAGAGGCGACGCCTCGCTCCGCCGCCTGGCGACCGGCACACGTGCAGCGATCAGCGCTCATAGCGAGAACGTTCTCAACAAACGAGTTAATAATAATGCTTTCATTTATTGTATGATTCAAATCTATTTATACGACGTTTGTAATTTATACTGAACAAAAAACCCTATCAAATAGTACTCCACAACATCATCAGAGTAATAAACGTTATAGAGTCCTCTAAGCCAAAAAgtaattacataagtaggtattaaagacaaataatttgattaaacaCGCACCAATAGCAAGAATGAATGTATAACCGCATTATTATAGCAACAGAGAGACGAATTTCGACAGGGAGTAGATAACTGTGGACGCAGATAAAgaataaattgtaaacaatGGTCACATAAACTGTTAATATCTTGTAACGAACTCTGCAGATAAGAAGTATATttagacaaaacaaaataagaatattatttgtaatgtaACGGATAGTTATACGTAAATCTAGTTAGACGTTTGAGTTAACTTCATACGAAGCTCAAGAGAATGGGATAGAATCGACTAATGAATTCAACAGAAAGGTCATAACAGCTTACACATGATTTGTATCTGAATATGAGTAGCATCACATTCATCAAGATTACAACAATGTATACACGTATGTTTTTCTTAACGTAAGACATACTTGTGTACACACAGTTCTCCACCGCAATTATTGTACTAACAAACTTAAAACTGGCACAACACctttctatttttttacttgaaataaTGTTATCTATTCTTCAAACTTTATTAAACTGATGTACATACGGGTACGTGATATCATCTAATAAAGTAACGTActtattcaaacaaataattaatctaAAACAACTATTTCCTAAGAAGTTTGGAACTCCCAATGGAAGCTATGATGTTATTAAACTTCCAGAATATCACATTCCTTGAAGAAAAGCAATGTCAAACATGGAAAAGATTTCAAGAATGGTCTTTGGTTGAGCCTATGTAATAGGTcagaaaatattgataatgatATGCATTTCATCTTCGTAATTAAAGAAGCaattattaatgtaataatGGCGGATGGGAACCCGAACACGTGCTCATATGTAGCTAAGGAAGAAACTTAAAACATGTTCAATCTTTAGTATTGAAGAAAACAGTTTATGAGCTGGGATATAACACAAATAACAttgcattttgaaaaaatattttagctgaGGAAGCCTGTGATGGCGATGCActgataaataatatgaaattaatggATTAATTTACATGccaattaaaaagttttctaaaaaggCGCCAACTGTCTGGAGAACCTAAGAAAGTATAAAATTCGCCTAATAGGTATAGTACTGAATACATTTCGGACTCAAGCTTGTATAACCAGTATTTTCGCTCAAATATGCATTAAGGAAAAGAAGATAACAGTAAAGTTAAATCCATGCTGACCACAGCATAACTGAAATTGCAAGTTCTTAGTGTAGAAATCCCTCTCACAGATGATAAAACTATTAAAGGAACCATTATACCAACGAAGTGGCACTAACTTTCCAAAATGAATAGTCTCAATGCGAGAGATCCTATTGAATGGAGAAATTTAACCTCTTATGAGATGAAGTTTGTTAGACACAAGCAGCTCACGAGATAATTATTATACTCTCTCGTAGTAGGTGTCCAAAAGAGGCACATTACTTTTCACAGTAATGATGAAATGCATTTGAAATTCAAGTTTCAGGACATCGCTTTCAATTCGTTGTCATGCAAAAACTTAAGAGACTTCGAAGTAGATATGGAGGTCCTTAGATACAATAGTGTGCAGTCCTTATATCCATATttaaccgtttaataaaaaataataacatttaaattggAACCGCGTGTGGGAATTTAGTAGACCAATAGTGAATTAGAAATGAAGAACCAACTAAAAGCGGTTTTGCAACATAGCCACCTACGCACTTTTGACTAACCAGATTTCGAATGTTGCTCAAGACATACGATGCATTTTTGCCGTCTTTTGATACATATTAGACTAATGTACGATGTATCTTCTTTCAGACCTaagcaaaaaaaacatacgCGTAAATCAAATAGTCAAACACAGATCGTACATTTTAAACGTATCTATTATTGCATATCTAATGATGTATGATGTATCCAGTATATGAGATTCTGgcttttttttctataatctcAACACCGGTCTAAGAATTAACTCTTCTTCGGCAAGCGATTAAGTCAagaaaataagataaataagcaATGGTAAAAAGATTCAGGATTTGATATCTTTTTCCTATATCGTTACTAAAGATTCAGTCACGAAGCAGGCAAGAGTTGCATATAAGTTTGAAGTCATTGGACTTCATAGCTTACTAAGTTATGAATGTGGATGAAAGTGAGAACTGTTAAGATGATTTAGTTGTCTAGTTTTATGTTAAGAGTTAAGagtgaatttttattaaatgtgaaTGTTTATTGTATCTGCAGGTGGGGACGATGAGGGAACAGGAAGGCGACGGCCCGGAGAGCCGTTAGCCGTACTCGATGGATGAGTATGGCGGGCCGGCGGCGCCGCCCCGGCCGCCCAAGCCGGCGGCGCGCGTCCACAGGCCGACGGGCGCGCGCCAGCCCACCGTGTCGCTGCTGCGGCCGCGACCAGAGGCCGAGCGCGAGCGGAACGCCTACGTGGAGGCTCCACGGCGAGCACACGCCGTGCCCGTGCCTCCCCACACGGCCGCGCATCAGCCGCTCAAGCCGGTGACGACGCAGCCGGCCGCCGCGGCCGACAAGCGGCGCGCCGGCGCCCTCTCGGCCGACTCGATACTGTGCGAAACGTGCGGCCGCTGCCGCTGCGAGCAGTGCGCGCGCCCTCGCCCACTGCCGTCTCGCTGGCTGTGCGGCTCGTGCCTGTGCAGCGCCGAGGCGTGCGTCGACTACGCGTCGTGCATGTGCTGCGTGAAGGCGCTGTTCTACCACTGCGGGAGCGGCGAGGAGGAGGCGGGCGAGCCGTGCGCGTGCGGGCCGCGGCTGGCGTGCGTGGCCGCGCTGGCGGTGCCGCTGCCGTGCCTGTGGCTGTACTGGCCGCTGCGCGggtgcgcggcggcgggcgcggcgctgtACGCGCGCTGCCGCCGCTCCGGCTGCCGCTGCCCCGAGCCCCCTCCGCGGCTCTCCAGTATTATCTAGtcccgccgcgcgccgcccgcgccctccGAAGCgccgagtcgagcggcgcgaccgcgttgtacaaatatttatttgcgagCGGAGAGCTTCGGACCGCGCGGGGGTGGACTCAGTGATCGCTGTGCCTGGTGCGAGTGGTGTGTGGTGACGCGGGGCCGGCGTCGGACGAGCGCCCCGCTCACTGAGTGAATCGTCTACGAGTACCTTGTAAATATAGTCGTATAGTGTGAATGTACGTGAACGTGTCGCCCGAACGTCGAAAGTCTCA
This window encodes:
- the LOC126054610 gene encoding protein sprouty, producing MDEYGGPAAPPRPPKPAARVHRPTGARQPTVSLLRPRPEAERERNAYVEAPRRAHAVPVPPHTAAHQPLKPVTTQPAAAADKRRAGALSADSILCETCGRCRCEQCARPRPLPSRWLCGSCLCSAEACVDYASCMCCVKALFYHCGSGEEEAGEPCACGPRLACVAALAVPLPCLWLYWPLRGCAAAGAALYARCRRSGCRCPEPPPRLSSII